In the Ferribacterium limneticum genome, GGGCGTGCCTTCCAACTGGCCTTGATTTTCGCAGCAACCCTACTTCTGGGCATCCTGTTGGTATCAGGATCCATGCGCGCCAAGATGAAAGTGCTGGTTGGCAAACATTTTTTCCGCTACCGCTACGACTATCGTGAAGAATGGCTGCGTTTTACCCAGACGCTGACCATTCAAGACTCACCGCAAACCATGGGGCAGCAAGTCATTCGGGGGCTTGCCGACATGGTTGAAAGCCCAGCCGGCACTTTGTGGCTGAGAGAGGTAAACCAAACAACGTATCGACAAAGTGCGCGCTGGAATCTTCCTGAGTGTTCTTCGGAAGCGCAGCATGACTCGCCACTTTGTCGTTTTTTGCTCGCCAGTGGTTGGGTGATCAACCTTGAAGAGTATCGCTGCTATCCCGCTCGCTATAACAATCTTGAAATTCCTGGCTGGCTTTCAGAACTCCCGAACGCGTGGTTGATCATTCCTTTAATGGCTGGCAATGAAATGCAAGGTTTTGTGATTCTCGCAAGTTCTCGCACACCGCTAAACGTCAATTGGGAAGTAAACGATCTGTTACGCACCGCCGGTTGCCAGGCAGCAAGTTTCTTGGCCAAAATGCAAGCAACAGAGGCTTTGCTCGAAGTACGAAAATTCGACGCATTCAACAAGATGTCCGCATTCGTGGTGCACGACTTAAAAAATATTGTCACTCAACTTTCCCTGATGTTAAAAAATGCCGAGCGCCACCGAGACAACCCAGAATTCCAGCAAGACATGCTAATGACCGTCGAAAACTCTGTGGAGCGCATGCGCCAACTGATGATGCAGCTCCGTGAAGGGGCCACACCCCCGGGAGCGGTGGTTGGTGTTAGTCTTTCGGATGTCATAGAAAAAATTCAACGCGACAAGCGCGGACAGGGACGACAAATTGAAGTCAGCATCACAAACTCCCTCACAACACGCGGGCATCAGGAAAGACTGGAAAGAGTGATCGGACATCTTGCACAGAACGCACTTGATGCGACACCGGCCGAAGGCCGCGTATGGATAAACCTTGAGCGCCGCGGTGACCGCGCCTCGCTGGAAATTGGCGACACCGGCCAAGGAATGACACCCGAATTTATCCGTGATCGACTGTTCAAGCCATTCCAGACCACCAAACATGCCGGAATGGGAATTGGCGCATATGAAAGCGCCCAGTACATCCGGGAGTTGGGTGGAGAAATTACTGTCGATAGCAACCCCGGCATTGGAACACGAATGACCCTGACCCTTCCTCTTCTGGAAATTCGTCAAGAATCCGATCTTCACCAAAGGGAGGCAGCGTGAGTAGTGAAAAAACGCTCCCGTTGCTGATCGTTGAAGACGATCCGGCACTGCAAAAGCAATTGCGCTGGTCTTTTGATCAGTACGAAACCATCGCTGCCGCTGATCGCGAAAGCGCACTCGCTCTGGTACACCGCCACCATCCCGCAGTAGTCACAATGGATTTAGGTTTGCCACCCGATGCAGACTCGGTCTCCGAAGGTTTTCTGCTTCTGGAGCAAATACTTTCAGCCCAGCCCGATACCAAGGTCATTGTATTAACCGGACAAAATGATCGGGCAAATGCCTTGCGTGCCATAGGCCTTGGTGCCTACGACTTTTTCGCCAAGCCGTTTGAACCGGAACTTCTAACCCTGACGATCGACCGGGCGTTCCGTCTTTATGAATTGCAGCAAGAGAACCGCAGACTGCAGGCTGCGCAGCACCCAACAGCGCTTGGTGGCTTGCTGACCCGCGACGCCGGCATGCTACGTATCTGCCGCACAATTGAGAAAGTGGCCAGCAGCAATGCCACCGTATTGCTCCTTGGAGAGAGTGGCACCGGCAAAGAGGTTCTAGCTCGAGGCCTGCACGAAGCCTCCCCGCGTAAGAATGAGCGTTTTGTCGCCATTAACTGTGCGGCCATTCCTGAGAATCTGCTTGAAAGCGAATTGTTCGGCTACGAAAAAGGTGCATTTACCGGCGCAGCAAAAACAACGCTGGGCAAGATCGAAACGGCGCATGGTGGCACCCTGATGCTTGATGAAATCGGCGATCTTCCACTCGCACTTCAGGCCAAACTCCTGCGTTTTTTGCAAGAGCGCGTCATCGAACGACTCGGTGGCAGACATGAAATCCCCGTTGATGTTCGAATTGTCTGTGCGACACATCAGGATCTCAAATCACACATCAAGGAAGGCCGTTTTCGGGAAGACCTCTTTTATCGACTGGCCGAAATCATTGTCGACATTCCACCGCTTCGCAGCCGGGATGGGGATGCAGCCTTACTTGCCCATGCCTTTGTCCACCGTTTCGCCAATGATCACAAGCGAGGCGGCATGACCCTTACGGAAGACGCGGTGCGAGCCATTGAGGCACACAATTGGCCAGGCAATGTCCGAGAACTTGAAAATGCGGTCAAACGTGCTGTCATCATGGCTGATGGTCACCAAATCACTCGTGAAGACATCGGCCTTGATCATCTTGAAGGCACTGCGAACTTTATTGATTTGCGACTCGTTCGCGAAGAGGCTGAACGACGCGCCGTAGCCACTGCAGTTTCCCGGGCCGACGGCAACATGGTTCGTGCTTCCGAAATCCTCGGGATCAGCCGACCAACCCTGTACGACCTTATGCACCGCCTTGGTTTGAAATAATCCGAAGCAAATCCAGCAAAGAAGACAATCATGAAAAAAAACAGTTTCTTCATTACGTCCGCTCTCACTACTGCATTGCTTGCTGCGTTTCTTAGCGGCTGTGGAGACTCCCCGGAATCACTGATCGCCTCAAGTCGAGACTT is a window encoding:
- the prsK gene encoding XrtA/PEP-CTERM system histidine kinase PrsK, translating into MDTTNASLISWGFGLAAFGYLSFSAYLFSFGNDWRQGKRPRRMLATGFISALWAFASLAFTLDTKPITLVTASMLDVIRYGAWFAFLLSLLLPLSESSDEKPQVAAWLPKACWLLVTGGVALQLSLAIGVLSPQEWLRNTILHGLAEAVLGLILIEQLFRTVTEDSRWNVKPLCLGLFFLFAFDVYLFSDAMMFNRFDSDALTVRGFIQVMSIPLLILATERSKDWTSKIRLSQKAAFHSATLLFAGIYLLFMASVGYYVRYFGGEWGRAFQLALIFAATLLLGILLVSGSMRAKMKVLVGKHFFRYRYDYREEWLRFTQTLTIQDSPQTMGQQVIRGLADMVESPAGTLWLREVNQTTYRQSARWNLPECSSEAQHDSPLCRFLLASGWVINLEEYRCYPARYNNLEIPGWLSELPNAWLIIPLMAGNEMQGFVILASSRTPLNVNWEVNDLLRTAGCQAASFLAKMQATEALLEVRKFDAFNKMSAFVVHDLKNIVTQLSLMLKNAERHRDNPEFQQDMLMTVENSVERMRQLMMQLREGATPPGAVVGVSLSDVIEKIQRDKRGQGRQIEVSITNSLTTRGHQERLERVIGHLAQNALDATPAEGRVWINLERRGDRASLEIGDTGQGMTPEFIRDRLFKPFQTTKHAGMGIGAYESAQYIRELGGEITVDSNPGIGTRMTLTLPLLEIRQESDLHQREAA
- the prsR gene encoding PEP-CTERM-box response regulator transcription factor, producing MSSEKTLPLLIVEDDPALQKQLRWSFDQYETIAAADRESALALVHRHHPAVVTMDLGLPPDADSVSEGFLLLEQILSAQPDTKVIVLTGQNDRANALRAIGLGAYDFFAKPFEPELLTLTIDRAFRLYELQQENRRLQAAQHPTALGGLLTRDAGMLRICRTIEKVASSNATVLLLGESGTGKEVLARGLHEASPRKNERFVAINCAAIPENLLESELFGYEKGAFTGAAKTTLGKIETAHGGTLMLDEIGDLPLALQAKLLRFLQERVIERLGGRHEIPVDVRIVCATHQDLKSHIKEGRFREDLFYRLAEIIVDIPPLRSRDGDAALLAHAFVHRFANDHKRGGMTLTEDAVRAIEAHNWPGNVRELENAVKRAVIMADGHQITREDIGLDHLEGTANFIDLRLVREEAERRAVATAVSRADGNMVRASEILGISRPTLYDLMHRLGLK